The following proteins come from a genomic window of Candidatus Poribacteria bacterium:
- a CDS encoding lactate racemase domain-containing protein, with product MNNTATVYSSAWYGDEELTLNFPTGWEVEVLGPKDAPVLSDTQIEQAFAEPIGTPRISELAKGKKSAAIVVDDLSRPTPAAKVIPMLLRELATAGVPKSAIRFVVGGGSHRPLTDEEVAKKIGATVAAEYEATSHDFMSGDLRALGNLSNGMPIYLNRVIADADFKICLGGIYPHGSVGFGGGAKLVVPGIAGFATMFYFHTFSPGRGHAVIERKGSEPDHRDFAEEVAGVLGLDVIVNTVLNSRREICGLFVGDFVQAHRKGAHFALDTYGTEIPEASRKETDLVVLNCYPLDSDPIQTGKALWATRYFEKAYKMALNPASDGICYHGLFEEIDFARFLQQRAERAQSELPPAQLGTQDQLHVWSEHFLVDDFYKKHPGDLLFRDLDQLIALFAERLPSQAKVAVLPSAGIQVLAPEK from the coding sequence ATGAATAACACTGCTACAGTCTACTCCAGTGCTTGGTATGGAGATGAAGAACTGACTTTGAATTTTCCGACCGGTTGGGAGGTGGAGGTACTCGGCCCCAAAGACGCGCCCGTGCTTTCGGATACACAAATTGAACAGGCATTTGCTGAACCGATCGGCACACCTCGTATATCGGAACTCGCGAAAGGGAAAAAGAGTGCTGCTATCGTCGTTGATGACTTGAGCCGTCCGACACCTGCAGCGAAGGTTATCCCTATGCTTCTGCGTGAGTTAGCCACAGCAGGTGTCCCGAAGTCCGCAATCCGATTCGTTGTCGGTGGTGGTTCTCACCGACCTCTCACTGATGAAGAGGTTGCGAAGAAGATTGGTGCGACTGTCGCCGCTGAATATGAAGCAACGAGTCACGATTTCATGAGCGGCGATCTGCGTGCGCTGGGAAATCTTAGTAACGGGATGCCTATCTATCTCAATCGTGTCATTGCGGATGCGGATTTCAAAATCTGTCTTGGTGGTATTTATCCACACGGATCCGTCGGTTTCGGTGGCGGCGCGAAATTGGTCGTGCCGGGAATCGCAGGTTTCGCCACAATGTTTTATTTCCATACGTTCTCACCCGGACGCGGACACGCCGTTATTGAAAGAAAGGGGAGTGAACCGGATCATCGAGATTTCGCTGAGGAAGTAGCGGGTGTCCTCGGGCTTGATGTGATTGTCAACACGGTACTCAACAGCCGCCGTGAAATCTGTGGACTGTTCGTAGGTGATTTTGTGCAGGCGCACCGTAAAGGGGCGCACTTCGCTTTAGACACTTACGGCACAGAGATACCGGAAGCGAGTCGAAAAGAGACCGATTTAGTTGTACTCAACTGCTACCCACTTGACAGCGATCCGATCCAAACGGGTAAAGCGTTGTGGGCGACGCGTTATTTTGAAAAAGCGTATAAAATGGCACTCAACCCCGCATCAGACGGTATCTGCTACCATGGACTGTTTGAGGAGATTGATTTCGCACGCTTCTTACAACAGCGGGCGGAGCGGGCGCAATCTGAACTCCCACCCGCACAACTCGGAACGCAAGACCAACTGCACGTCTGGTCAGAACACTTTTTAGTCGATGATTTTTACAAAAAACATCCGGGGGACCTCCTCTTTAGAGATCTTGATCAGTTGATCGCGCTGTTCGCCGAGAGACTGCCATCTCAGGCGAAAGTCGCTGTTCTACCTTCCGCTGGAATTCAGGTGTTAGCCCCGGAGAAATAG
- a CDS encoding lactate racemase domain-containing protein, producing MNNTAKVRSRAWYGDEELTLNFPIDWEVEVLGPKDAPALSDAQIEKAFAEPIGTPRIAELAKGKKSAAIVVDDLSRPTPAARVIPFILRELASAGVPKSEIRFVVGPGSHRPLTDQEIATKIGTDVAAEYEATNHDFLSGDLRALGSLDNGMPIYINRIVADADFKICVGGIYPHSSVGFTGGAKLIVPGVSGFATIFYFHTYSSSRGPGIIEGEEGDEPDRRACAELAAKILGLDAIVNMTLNTHREISGVFLGDFVKAHRAGARFALETYSTPISETSEKATNLIVANCYPLDSDAIQLDKALAAFSYFQNAYTLALYPASDGSCYHGLYDRLDYPRYLQQRAEQIPMEPPVPQIGPRNQLHVWSEYFGADEFYKEYPAARLFRNLEQVIQLFAEKLPKHARVGVLPAAGIQILGEQHRG from the coding sequence ATGAACAACACAGCTAAAGTTCGTTCCCGTGCTTGGTACGGGGATGAGGAACTGACGCTGAATTTTCCGATCGATTGGGAAGTTGAGGTATTAGGTCCGAAAGACGCGCCTGCCCTTTCTGATGCGCAAATTGAAAAGGCATTTGCTGAGCCGATTGGTACCCCGCGTATAGCAGAACTCGCGAAGGGGAAAAAGAGTGCCGCTATTGTTGTTGATGATCTGAGCCGTCCGACCCCTGCCGCGAGAGTTATCCCGTTTATCCTACGTGAGTTGGCATCGGCAGGTGTCCCGAAATCCGAGATCCGATTTGTTGTTGGGCCCGGCTCCCACCGTCCGTTGACCGATCAAGAGATCGCGACAAAAATTGGGACAGATGTAGCGGCTGAATATGAAGCGACGAACCATGATTTCCTGAGCGGTGATCTACGTGCCCTCGGTAGCCTTGATAATGGGATGCCTATCTATATTAACCGTATTGTTGCAGATGCGGATTTTAAAATCTGTGTCGGTGGTATTTATCCGCACAGTTCTGTCGGTTTTACTGGGGGGGCAAAGTTGATTGTACCTGGTGTCTCAGGATTCGCGACAATATTTTACTTTCATACCTATTCATCAAGCCGCGGTCCAGGAATTATTGAGGGGGAAGAAGGCGATGAACCTGACCGACGCGCTTGTGCTGAGCTGGCAGCAAAAATTCTTGGACTTGATGCCATTGTAAACATGACGCTGAATACCCATCGTGAGATCTCTGGCGTGTTCTTAGGGGACTTTGTAAAAGCGCATCGTGCGGGTGCGCGTTTCGCTTTGGAGACTTATAGTACACCGATATCCGAAACGAGTGAAAAAGCGACTAATTTGATTGTGGCGAACTGCTATCCACTCGATTCTGATGCAATCCAACTGGATAAGGCACTGGCAGCCTTTAGTTATTTTCAGAACGCCTATACATTGGCACTCTATCCTGCCAGTGATGGCAGCTGCTACCACGGTCTGTACGATAGACTTGATTATCCGCGCTATCTCCAGCAGCGCGCGGAACAGATTCCGATGGAACCACCAGTGCCGCAAATCGGACCCCGCAACCAACTACACGTCTGGTCTGAGTACTTTGGCGCAGATGAATTCTACAAAGAATACCCAGCTGCACGCCTCTTTCGCAACCTTGAACAAGTGATTCAGCTCTTTGCAGAGAAACTTCCAAAACACGCACGCGTCGGTGTTCTGCCAGCAGCCGGAATTCAGATATTAGGGGAACAACATCGGGGTTAA
- a CDS encoding CTP synthase, with the protein MTKYIFVTGGVISGIGKGITTASLGRLLINRGFKVIVVKIDPYLNVDAGVMNPFQHGEVFVTRDGAETDLDLGNYERFLGIDLNKYSNFTTGSVYKEVIEKERRGDYLGETVQLIPHITDEIKRRIYQIGEDNEAEIVITEIGGTIGDFEMPPFVEAIRQMAVEVGREDTMFLHVSLIYTLPNGESKSKPTQHSIRKLQELGVLPDVLLCRTSQMLDEAFRRKIALLCGITEECIFEGLDTKCVDEIPLNFERQGMGHLVLKRLGLETRAPMDAEWCAMVEKLKNPKRKARIAIVGKYTTGNDAYISVQEALKHGGIANETSVDIEWIEAESLTEHPNLDAVFENADGILVPGGFGYRGIEGMLVAARYARENKIPYLGLCLGMQCLVIEFARHVAKLKNANTTEVDENTLYPVIDLMHEQRSIADLGATMRLGHYPCVLKENTKSYDAYQQPIILERHRHRYELNNLYRSQLESAGLCFSGLSPDESLVEIAEVTDHPWMVGSQFHPEFQSKPLAPHPLFREFIAAVLSYQSEMKI; encoded by the coding sequence ATGACAAAATACATTTTCGTGACGGGCGGCGTTATCTCAGGCATCGGTAAAGGCATTACGACCGCATCTCTCGGCAGGTTGCTTATCAATCGCGGGTTTAAGGTGATTGTCGTCAAAATTGATCCATACCTTAACGTTGATGCGGGTGTGATGAATCCATTCCAACATGGTGAAGTTTTCGTCACCCGTGATGGTGCGGAAACCGATCTTGACTTAGGCAATTATGAGCGGTTTCTCGGTATAGATCTGAACAAATATTCTAACTTTACCACCGGTTCTGTCTATAAGGAAGTAATTGAGAAGGAACGACGGGGCGACTATCTCGGTGAAACCGTGCAGCTGATTCCGCACATTACGGATGAGATCAAGCGACGCATCTACCAGATCGGTGAGGATAACGAAGCTGAAATCGTTATTACGGAAATAGGCGGAACTATCGGCGATTTTGAAATGCCACCTTTCGTTGAAGCCATCCGACAAATGGCAGTCGAGGTCGGACGCGAGGATACAATGTTCCTCCATGTGTCACTCATTTATACCTTACCCAATGGCGAGAGCAAGAGTAAACCGACACAGCATAGCATCCGCAAACTCCAAGAGTTGGGGGTACTGCCAGATGTCCTACTTTGTCGCACCAGCCAAATGCTGGATGAAGCTTTCCGTCGGAAAATTGCCCTTCTTTGTGGTATTACTGAAGAATGCATTTTCGAGGGATTGGACACAAAGTGTGTTGATGAAATACCTCTTAATTTTGAACGACAAGGGATGGGACATCTCGTTTTAAAGAGGCTTGGACTTGAGACACGCGCGCCGATGGATGCCGAATGGTGCGCGATGGTCGAAAAATTAAAAAACCCGAAACGGAAAGCCCGAATTGCGATTGTTGGAAAATACACGACCGGCAACGATGCTTATATCAGTGTTCAGGAAGCTCTCAAACATGGTGGAATCGCTAACGAAACCTCGGTCGACATTGAGTGGATAGAGGCGGAGTCGCTCACGGAACATCCGAACCTTGACGCTGTTTTTGAGAATGCTGATGGGATACTCGTACCGGGTGGGTTCGGTTATCGCGGTATTGAAGGGATGTTGGTTGCTGCACGATACGCCCGTGAAAATAAAATCCCGTATTTGGGATTATGTCTCGGCATGCAGTGTCTTGTAATTGAGTTTGCCCGGCACGTTGCGAAACTAAAAAATGCAAATACCACAGAAGTAGACGAGAATACACTCTATCCGGTTATAGATTTAATGCATGAACAGCGTTCAATAGCCGACCTCGGCGCAACAATGCGACTCGGACATTATCCGTGTGTACTTAAAGAAAATACTAAAAGTTATGACGCTTATCAGCAACCTATTATTTTGGAGCGTCACCGTCATCGCTATGAGTTAAATAACCTATACCGATCGCAATTAGAATCGGCGGGACTCTGTTTCAGCGGGTTGTCGCCGGACGAAAGTCTCGTCGAAATCGCTGAGGTAACGGATCATCCATGGATGGTAGGTTCACAATTCCACCCCGAATTTCAATCCAAGCCGCTTGCGCCACATCCGCTTTTTCGTGAATTCATCGCAGCGGTGCTCTCCTATCAATCCGAAATGAAAATATGA
- the kdsB gene encoding 3-deoxy-manno-octulosonate cytidylyltransferase — MQSVGIIPARYASSRFEGKPLVDLLGKPMVQHVYESACRAETLDEVIVATDDRRIYDVVAGFGGNVEMTGACETGTERVAVVAEHLACDIIANIQGDEPLLKPAQIDLMLRPILDKPEIQVCTLKQRVKTIVDYRDVNVVKVVTDLHGDALYFSRASMPGSVPETALHKFPIYRHVGLYAYRREQLLAFTKWSRTPYELAEGLEQLRFLENGIPIHVVETDTPLIGVDVPADLERVKQILEAS; from the coding sequence TTGCAAAGTGTAGGAATTATTCCGGCTCGCTATGCCTCAAGCCGTTTTGAGGGCAAGCCATTAGTGGATCTCCTTGGAAAGCCGATGGTGCAGCATGTCTATGAAAGTGCTTGTCGCGCAGAAACGCTGGATGAAGTGATTGTCGCAACGGACGATCGCCGGATTTACGACGTGGTAGCCGGATTCGGTGGAAACGTTGAGATGACAGGTGCGTGTGAAACTGGGACCGAACGCGTCGCTGTTGTCGCGGAACACTTAGCGTGTGATATTATCGCCAACATTCAGGGAGATGAACCGTTACTTAAACCTGCGCAAATAGACCTGATGCTGCGACCTATCCTTGACAAACCAGAGATCCAGGTTTGTACGCTAAAACAGCGAGTTAAAACCATTGTAGATTATCGGGATGTTAACGTCGTGAAAGTCGTCACAGATCTTCACGGCGATGCGTTATATTTTTCACGTGCATCTATGCCCGGTAGCGTCCCTGAGACGGCGTTACATAAATTCCCTATATATCGGCATGTCGGGTTGTACGCTTACCGACGGGAACAACTCCTCGCTTTCACGAAGTGGAGCAGAACCCCCTACGAACTGGCGGAGGGTTTAGAGCAGTTACGCTTCTTGGAGAACGGTATCCCTATTCATGTCGTCGAAACTGACACTCCGCTTATTGGGGTTGATGTTCCTGCCGACTTGGAACGGGTCAAACAGATTTTGGAGGCTTCATAG
- a CDS encoding LamG domain-containing protein: protein MKRNLISLTSNCRLVPYLVCLLLIGALCLHTTEFASAEALDPDLVLYFDYEDFKGDTVLEKSGRGYDGAINGKVTQSNDGKFGKAAHFVTGSFLDLDGPNIDPDDIPTEGMSIVAWLNVEAIADMAIFNARAGDNTWLVHPEARGSGKYRWLNRSPGGATIFDIRAGDNKANEWQHYAGTFSRADGLAVLYINGKNVMEEKARVGTPIAGDWDSGARVGYNIDDNRPFAGLMDDLNVWKRGLTEEEVNTIMNEGVDAFLAVEARGKLATTWGKLKASK from the coding sequence ATGAAACGCAATTTAATATCTTTAACATCGAATTGTAGGTTAGTCCCGTATCTGGTATGCTTACTTCTGATAGGCGCGCTCTGTTTACATACGACAGAATTCGCGTCGGCGGAGGCCTTAGATCCGGATTTAGTACTGTATTTCGATTATGAAGACTTCAAGGGAGACACTGTCCTTGAAAAATCCGGACGCGGTTACGACGGCGCGATCAACGGAAAGGTCACACAGTCTAATGACGGGAAGTTTGGCAAAGCCGCCCATTTCGTTACTGGCAGCTTCCTTGACTTAGACGGTCCCAATATCGACCCTGATGATATCCCTACCGAAGGCATGAGTATCGTCGCGTGGCTCAACGTTGAAGCCATCGCAGATATGGCGATTTTCAATGCCCGTGCTGGCGACAACACATGGCTTGTACATCCAGAAGCACGTGGGAGTGGCAAGTATCGTTGGCTCAATCGTAGCCCCGGTGGGGCAACTATCTTTGATATTCGGGCTGGCGATAACAAAGCCAATGAATGGCAGCATTACGCTGGAACGTTCAGCCGAGCAGACGGATTAGCTGTTCTCTACATCAACGGAAAAAACGTTATGGAAGAAAAAGCTCGCGTCGGTACACCTATTGCCGGAGATTGGGATTCTGGTGCTCGCGTCGGCTATAACATTGACGACAACCGACCCTTCGCTGGACTCATGGATGACCTGAACGTCTGGAAGCGCGGCTTGACTGAAGAAGAAGTCAATACCATTATGAACGAAGGCGTTGACGCGTTTCTCGCTGTGGAAGCACGCGGTAAACTGGCGACGACCTGGGGAAAACTTAAGGCATCAAAATAA
- a CDS encoding LamG domain-containing protein: MKRNLILTAYLMCLLLISALCMLIAEIQEASAQILDPDLVLYFDYEDFDGNTVIEKSGRGYDGEINGDVTQSNDGKIGKAAHFASGSFLDLDGPNVKAEDIPTEGMSILAWLNVEAVSDMAIFNARAGDNTWLVHPEARGGGNYRWLNRSPGGTTIFDIRGGENKANEWIHYGGTFSRADGLAVLYINGEKAGEEAARVGTPIAGDWDQGARVGYNIDNNRPFTGLMDDLNIWKRGLSAEEVNNIMNNGLSAVLTAVEAQDKLATTWGRLKAH, encoded by the coding sequence ATGAAACGAAACCTTATACTAACCGCTTATCTGATGTGCTTACTTCTGATCAGTGCGCTCTGTATGCTTATAGCAGAAATTCAGGAAGCATCCGCTCAGATTTTAGATCCGGATTTGGTACTGTATTTCGACTATGAAGACTTTGATGGAAATACCGTCATTGAAAAGTCTGGACGTGGCTACGATGGCGAGATTAATGGAGATGTTACACAGTCTAATGATGGAAAGATCGGGAAAGCCGCCCATTTCGCATCCGGCAGTTTTCTGGATTTAGATGGTCCCAATGTTAAGGCTGAAGACATCCCTACCGAAGGTATGAGTATTCTCGCGTGGCTCAACGTTGAAGCCGTTTCAGATATGGCGATTTTCAACGCCCGCGCAGGCGATAATACATGGCTTGTCCACCCAGAAGCGCGCGGGGGCGGAAATTATCGCTGGCTCAATCGGAGTCCCGGTGGTACAACGATATTCGACATTCGTGGTGGCGAAAACAAGGCGAATGAATGGATACATTACGGCGGCACATTCAGTCGGGCAGATGGGTTAGCGGTACTTTACATCAACGGTGAAAAAGCCGGTGAAGAAGCAGCTCGCGTCGGTACGCCTATCGCAGGCGATTGGGATCAGGGGGCACGTGTCGGCTATAACATTGACAATAACCGTCCGTTCACCGGACTGATGGACGACCTCAATATCTGGAAACGCGGTTTGTCAGCGGAAGAGGTCAATAACATCATGAATAACGGGCTTAGCGCAGTGCTCACTGCAGTAGAAGCACAAGATAAACTCGCAACTACTTGGGGCAGGCTTAAAGCACATTAA
- a CDS encoding sulfatase-like hydrolase/transferase: MANRPNILWICSDQQRFDSLGCYGNPFVETPNLDRLAQEGVLFQHAYSQSPVCTPSRASFLTGRYPRTTRCRQNGQAIPPDEVLVTKLLRDAGYVCGLSGKLHLAPCNPRVCKGTEERIDDGYDQFFWSHDPSDAWFTHDYIQWLRDKGLCRDSKPFQESKYVQVIPSEEHSQTTWSIERAMSFIGSAERFKQPWLFSVNMFDPHHAFDPPVAALERYRDILDDIPLPNYVEGELDNKPIWQQVDHAGAYGNRSGYPYAEMSDTDHQWVRAAYWAMIDVIDAQVGRLLDFLQETGQRENTIVIFTSDHGEMLGDHGIYLKGPYFYEPAVRVPLIISGPGMLNNGARSDALVELVDLAPTLLEASDMEPYAGMQGQSLLPLLMGKKALNTHRDDVYCEYYNAMGWHREPAAHATMVRSKQHKIVVAHGTGGGELYDLHLDPQETDNLWDSSDHTAIRLEMQERVMDRMAWTVDPLPKRQAPW, encoded by the coding sequence ATGGCTAACCGACCCAATATACTCTGGATTTGTAGCGATCAACAGCGGTTTGATTCGTTAGGTTGTTACGGAAATCCATTTGTTGAGACACCGAATTTGGACCGGTTGGCACAAGAAGGCGTTCTTTTTCAACACGCCTACTCGCAAAGTCCGGTCTGCACACCGAGCAGAGCCAGTTTTCTCACCGGACGCTACCCACGTACAACACGATGTAGGCAAAATGGACAAGCAATCCCACCCGACGAAGTGTTGGTGACGAAGTTACTCCGCGATGCTGGATACGTCTGCGGTTTATCCGGAAAATTACACCTCGCACCTTGTAATCCACGCGTCTGCAAAGGGACAGAAGAACGGATTGATGATGGCTATGATCAATTCTTTTGGTCACACGATCCGAGCGATGCTTGGTTCACGCACGACTATATCCAATGGCTACGCGATAAAGGTCTCTGCCGAGACAGTAAACCGTTTCAAGAATCGAAATATGTCCAAGTGATTCCGTCAGAGGAACACAGCCAAACGACATGGTCCATCGAGCGTGCAATGTCGTTTATCGGAAGTGCTGAACGTTTTAAGCAGCCCTGGCTTTTCTCGGTGAATATGTTTGACCCGCACCACGCATTTGACCCACCAGTAGCAGCATTGGAACGATATCGCGATATACTTGATGATATTCCGCTGCCTAACTATGTTGAAGGCGAACTCGACAATAAACCGATCTGGCAACAGGTTGATCATGCCGGTGCTTATGGCAATAGGTCTGGATACCCTTATGCCGAAATGAGCGACACAGATCATCAGTGGGTCCGGGCTGCATATTGGGCGATGATTGATGTCATCGACGCGCAAGTTGGACGCTTGCTGGACTTTTTGCAAGAAACCGGACAGCGCGAAAACACGATTGTTATCTTCACATCCGACCACGGCGAGATGCTCGGTGACCACGGTATTTATCTAAAGGGACCCTACTTTTATGAACCTGCTGTCCGTGTGCCACTGATTATTTCTGGACCGGGAATGCTGAACAACGGCGCACGTTCGGACGCACTTGTGGAATTAGTAGACTTGGCACCGACACTGCTTGAGGCAAGCGATATGGAACCTTATGCCGGTATGCAAGGACAGAGTCTATTGCCGCTGTTGATGGGCAAAAAAGCGTTAAATACACACCGCGATGATGTCTATTGCGAGTATTATAACGCCATGGGATGGCACCGCGAACCTGCCGCGCATGCTACTATGGTGCGAAGCAAACAGCATAAAATCGTCGTCGCCCACGGAACCGGTGGCGGAGAACTCTACGACCTTCACTTGGACCCACAAGAAACAGACAATCTTTGGGATTCCTCTGATCACACGGCTATCAGGCTGGAAATGCAGGAACGGGTTATGGATCGGATGGCTTGGACGGTGGATCCGCTTCCGAAGCGTCAGGCTCCGTGGTAA
- a CDS encoding helix-turn-helix domain-containing protein, giving the protein MQIRNAVVEYDIKEAAAMLDISPAALKWAVDAEHLQCYYRRGKNDYRFHEASLRANKELLSQDDYRTELLNAFSVSEITTEPDASEADPPSKPSDP; this is encoded by the coding sequence ATGCAGATACGCAATGCCGTGGTTGAGTATGATATCAAGGAAGCGGCGGCGATGCTTGATATCTCACCAGCCGCCCTCAAATGGGCAGTTGACGCTGAACACCTGCAGTGTTACTATCGACGCGGCAAAAATGACTATCGGTTCCATGAAGCGAGTCTCCGCGCCAATAAAGAACTACTCTCACAAGACGATTATCGCACCGAGTTACTCAACGCGTTTTCGGTTTCAGAGATTACCACGGAGCCTGACGCTTCGGAAGCGGATCCACCGTCCAAGCCATCCGATCCATAA